A single region of the Halorubrum depositum genome encodes:
- the glyA gene encoding serine hydroxymethyltransferase codes for MDNEHVREVDPAVADALAGERDRQEQTLAMIASENHVSEAVLEAQGSVLTNKYAEGYPGARYYAGCEYADEVEELAIERAKELWGAEHVNVQPHSGTQANQAVYYAMLEPGDKILSLDLTHGGHLSHGHPANFTGQIYEVEQYEVDPETGYIDYEGLRETAEEFEPDIVVSGYSAYPRTVDWEAIQAAADAVDAYHLADIAHITGLVAAGVHPSPVGIVDFVTGSTHKTIRAGRGGIVMCDAEHADDIDKAVFPGGQGGPLMHNVAGKAVGFKEALEPEFEEYAKQVVDNAEVLAETLQGHGLSLVSGGTDNHLVLADLRDSHPDLPGGDAEDALAAANIVLNGNTVPGETRSPFNPSGIRAGTAGLTTRGFDEAAMEEVGDLIYRVVDDVDSDDVIYEVGERVVELCEEHPLYE; via the coding sequence ATGGACAACGAGCACGTCCGGGAGGTCGATCCGGCGGTCGCCGACGCGCTGGCCGGCGAGCGCGACAGACAGGAGCAGACGCTCGCGATGATCGCCAGCGAGAACCACGTCAGCGAGGCGGTGCTGGAGGCGCAGGGGAGCGTCCTCACGAACAAGTACGCCGAAGGGTACCCGGGCGCCCGCTACTACGCCGGCTGCGAGTACGCCGACGAGGTCGAGGAGCTCGCCATCGAGCGCGCGAAGGAGCTGTGGGGCGCCGAACACGTCAACGTCCAGCCGCACTCCGGAACGCAGGCGAACCAGGCGGTGTACTACGCGATGCTGGAGCCGGGCGACAAGATCCTCTCGCTGGACCTGACCCACGGCGGCCACCTCTCGCACGGTCACCCCGCGAACTTCACCGGGCAGATATACGAGGTCGAGCAGTACGAGGTCGACCCCGAGACCGGGTACATCGACTACGAGGGCCTCCGCGAGACGGCCGAGGAGTTCGAACCCGACATCGTCGTCTCCGGCTACTCCGCGTACCCGCGGACCGTCGACTGGGAGGCGATCCAGGCCGCCGCCGACGCGGTCGACGCCTACCACCTCGCCGACATCGCGCACATCACCGGGCTCGTCGCGGCGGGCGTCCACCCCTCGCCGGTGGGGATCGTCGACTTCGTCACGGGCTCGACGCACAAGACGATCCGCGCCGGTCGCGGCGGGATCGTGATGTGCGACGCGGAGCACGCCGACGACATCGACAAGGCGGTGTTCCCCGGCGGGCAGGGCGGCCCCCTCATGCACAACGTCGCCGGCAAGGCGGTGGGGTTCAAGGAGGCGCTCGAACCCGAGTTCGAGGAGTACGCGAAGCAGGTCGTCGACAACGCCGAGGTCCTCGCGGAAACGCTCCAGGGCCACGGGCTCTCCTTAGTCTCCGGCGGCACCGACAACCACCTCGTGTTGGCCGACCTCCGCGACTCGCACCCGGACCTGCCGGGGGGTGACGCCGAGGACGCGCTGGCGGCCGCGAACATCGTCCTCAACGGGAACACCGTCCCGGGCGAGACCCGCTCGCCGTTCAACCCCTCGGGTATCCGAGCCGGCACGGCCGGCCTCACGACACGCGGGTTCGACGAGGCGGCGATGGAGGAGGTCGGCGACCTCATCTACCGCGTCGTCGACGACGTCGACAGCGACGACGTCATCTACGAGGTCGGCGAGCGCGTCGTCGAGCTCTGCGAGGAGCACCCGCTGTACGAGTAG
- a CDS encoding DUF3054 domain-containing protein, with translation MADSSFLSNRLDRAAAPLLVGDLLALIVMLTIGTLNHTSVEFLTSNPLYLPGVYAPFLIAWALIAPVVGAYSAGAAETAKSSVPLAIRSWIPAAVVGLGLRAFVFRGGAELSFAVVMLVAGSVFLGGWRALYFRLR, from the coding sequence ATGGCCGACTCGTCGTTCCTCTCGAATCGCCTCGACCGCGCCGCCGCGCCGCTCCTGGTCGGCGACCTGCTCGCGTTGATCGTCATGTTGACTATCGGGACGCTGAACCACACCTCGGTCGAGTTCCTCACGTCGAACCCGCTGTACCTGCCCGGCGTGTACGCGCCGTTCCTGATCGCCTGGGCCCTGATCGCGCCGGTCGTCGGCGCGTACTCCGCCGGCGCCGCGGAGACGGCGAAGTCGTCGGTGCCGCTGGCGATCCGGTCGTGGATCCCGGCCGCCGTCGTCGGACTCGGGCTCCGCGCGTTCGTCTTCCGCGGCGGCGCCGAACTGAGCTTCGCCGTCGTCATGCTCGTGGCGGGGTCGGTGTTCCTCGGCGGCTGGCGCGCCCTGTACTTCAGGCTCCGGTAG
- a CDS encoding ornithine cyclodeaminase family protein, which produces MTETLFLASADVDDLAEPSDYVAAVRDAYRQIGEGAPAKPRTKLYNREPPGMLTSYTAILPETGAMGGYTYSAGFGAGDAWFMTPLFDAESGEPLAVLDGASMNPFKTGAAGATAVDALAREDATEVAVIGSGAQARGQLATTATVREFEAVRVFSPTAEHREAFAEEFADRIDPDVTAVASASEAVAGADVVIAATNASEPVIDDADVEPGTHVTAMGQYHPEKNELPPELIARATYVPDIRERATQDAGSFLAAVEAGLVGEDHVAADLGEVVAGEHPGRTSEEEITVFDSGGTGIETVAAAHMLYERASEKGRGQTIDFAPASEALTGR; this is translated from the coding sequence ATGACCGAGACGCTGTTCCTCGCGAGCGCCGACGTCGACGACCTCGCCGAGCCGTCGGACTACGTCGCCGCCGTGCGCGACGCGTACCGCCAGATCGGCGAGGGAGCGCCGGCGAAACCGCGAACGAAGCTGTACAACCGCGAACCGCCGGGCATGCTGACCTCCTACACCGCGATCCTGCCCGAGACGGGCGCGATGGGCGGCTACACCTACTCCGCGGGGTTCGGCGCGGGCGATGCGTGGTTCATGACGCCGCTGTTCGACGCCGAGTCGGGAGAGCCGCTCGCGGTGCTCGACGGCGCCTCGATGAACCCGTTCAAGACGGGCGCCGCAGGGGCGACCGCGGTCGACGCGCTCGCCCGCGAGGACGCGACGGAGGTCGCCGTGATCGGCAGCGGCGCGCAGGCCCGCGGCCAGCTCGCGACGACCGCGACCGTCAGGGAGTTCGAGGCCGTCCGGGTGTTCTCGCCGACCGCCGAGCACCGCGAGGCGTTCGCCGAGGAGTTCGCCGACCGGATCGACCCCGACGTCACGGCGGTCGCGAGCGCGAGCGAGGCGGTCGCCGGCGCCGACGTGGTGATCGCGGCGACGAACGCGAGCGAGCCCGTGATCGACGACGCGGACGTCGAGCCCGGCACCCACGTCACGGCGATGGGCCAGTACCACCCGGAGAAGAACGAGCTCCCGCCCGAGCTGATCGCCCGGGCGACGTACGTCCCCGACATCCGCGAGCGGGCGACGCAGGACGCCGGGTCGTTCCTCGCCGCGGTCGAGGCGGGGCTCGTCGGCGAGGACCACGTCGCGGCCGACCTCGGCGAGGTCGTCGCCGGCGAGCATCCGGGCCGGACGAGCGAGGAGGAGATCACCGTGTTCGACTCCGGCGGGACCGGGATCGAGACGGTCGCGGCCGCACACATGCTCTACGAGCGGGCGAGCGAGAAGGGACGGGGGCAAACGATCGACTTCGCGCCCGCGAGCGAGGCGCTCACGGGACGCTAA